One part of the Sphingopyxis sp. TUF1 genome encodes these proteins:
- a CDS encoding amidohydrolase family protein, whose translation MSRWLLLLSLCALGLPAAAQTVAITGGRVVTMGPAGDLARGTVVIRDGRIVAVGADVPVPPDARVIDAAGRIVTPGLIAPATSLGLVEVRMVEATDDRGTANSRISAAFDAAYGLNPDSILIPVARLGGITRALVVPSYKDKAGRELMFAGTAAAITLDGRTAPVKRGAAMMLEMGDAGAERAGGARAAALLSLRAVLAEVRDYKLRRADYDRGATRDYILSRADMEALIPVVDGVMPLLVTVNRASDIRDMLALAREERIRLILEGAAEGWRVAGEIAAARAPVLLTPVENTPASFEKLGSTLENAQRLAAAGVVIAIEGNGSHREREMRYNAGNAVASGLDWSAALAAITINPARIFGMADRAGSIETGKDGDVVVWDGDPLDTLSRPIAVVIGGVSQPMTSRATELRDRYLPAITAPANGELP comes from the coding sequence ATGAGCCGCTGGTTACTCCTGCTTTCGCTGTGCGCACTTGGCCTGCCCGCCGCCGCGCAGACGGTGGCGATCACCGGGGGGCGCGTCGTGACGATGGGCCCAGCGGGCGATCTGGCGCGCGGCACCGTGGTCATCCGCGACGGGCGCATCGTTGCGGTCGGCGCCGATGTGCCGGTGCCGCCGGACGCGCGCGTCATCGACGCGGCAGGACGGATCGTCACCCCAGGCCTGATCGCGCCCGCGACCAGCCTGGGACTGGTCGAGGTCCGCATGGTCGAGGCGACCGACGATCGCGGCACCGCGAACAGCCGAATCAGCGCGGCGTTCGATGCGGCCTATGGCCTCAATCCCGATTCGATCCTGATCCCGGTCGCACGGCTGGGCGGCATCACGCGCGCGCTCGTCGTGCCGTCGTACAAAGACAAGGCCGGGCGCGAATTGATGTTCGCCGGGACGGCCGCGGCGATCACGCTCGACGGCCGCACGGCGCCGGTGAAGCGCGGCGCGGCGATGATGCTGGAGATGGGCGACGCGGGCGCCGAGCGGGCAGGCGGCGCGCGCGCGGCGGCGTTGCTGTCGCTGCGCGCCGTGCTGGCTGAAGTGCGCGATTACAAGCTGCGCCGCGCCGATTATGACCGTGGCGCCACGCGCGATTATATCCTGTCGCGTGCCGATATGGAGGCGCTGATCCCCGTCGTCGACGGAGTGATGCCGCTGCTCGTCACGGTAAACCGCGCCTCCGACATTCGCGACATGCTGGCGCTTGCGCGCGAAGAGCGGATCAGGCTGATCCTCGAAGGCGCGGCCGAAGGCTGGCGCGTGGCGGGCGAGATTGCAGCGGCGCGCGCCCCCGTGCTGCTCACCCCGGTCGAAAACACGCCGGCGTCGTTTGAAAAGCTGGGTTCGACTTTGGAAAATGCGCAGCGGCTGGCGGCGGCGGGCGTCGTCATCGCGATCGAGGGCAACGGCAGCCACCGCGAACGCGAGATGCGCTATAACGCCGGCAATGCCGTCGCGAGCGGGCTCGACTGGAGCGCGGCGTTGGCGGCGATCACCATCAATCCGGCGCGCATATTCGGCATGGCGGACCGCGCCGGATCGATCGAAACCGGCAAGGACGGCGATGTCGTCGTCTGGGACGGCGACCCGCTCGACACGCTGTCGCGCCCCATCGCGGTGGTGATCGGCGGCGTAAGCCAGCCGATGACGTCGCGCGCGACCGAACTTCGCGACCGTTATCTTCCCGCCATCACCGCCCCCGCCAATGGAGAATTGCCATGA
- a CDS encoding amidohydrolase, whose protein sequence is MIRATLILCAALALGGCAASERPVPVTAAPSPAAPVEAYPSTYRAPMAGRTALVGATIWTAAGAEIANGTLLIDEGRIVAVRAGLAVPDGYRTVDARGKWVTPGIIDAHSHLGVWAQPDSLDALNDVNEMTDPNTAQVWAEHSLWPQDPGFDTAREAGVTSLMILPGSGNLFGGRTVTLKNVASVTMQGMKFPGAPYGLKVACGENPKRVYGGRSRSPATRMGNVAGYRKAWIDAADYAAKWEKWEKGGRAGDAPKRDLQLETLAGVLKGEILVQNHCYRADEMAVMIDVAREFGFRIRTFHHANEAFKIAPLLARENICVATWTNWWGYKMEAFDAIEENAPMIHAAGGCAIIHSDDADLVQRLNQEAAGALSSARRAGIEIDKAEAIRWITANPAKALGIDDRVGTLEPGKNADVVMWDADPFSIYARPDTVWIDGAIVFDRRDPAYRRHSDFMIGQGQGPREPRP, encoded by the coding sequence ATGATCCGCGCGACGCTGATTCTTTGCGCCGCGCTGGCGCTGGGTGGCTGCGCCGCGAGCGAGCGTCCGGTGCCGGTCACTGCCGCGCCGTCGCCTGCTGCGCCCGTGGAGGCCTATCCCAGCACCTATCGCGCGCCAATGGCCGGGCGCACCGCACTGGTCGGCGCGACGATATGGACCGCGGCGGGCGCCGAAATCGCGAACGGCACGCTGCTGATCGACGAGGGCCGGATCGTCGCGGTGCGGGCGGGGCTGGCGGTGCCCGACGGATACCGGACGGTCGATGCGCGCGGCAAATGGGTGACGCCGGGCATCATCGACGCGCATTCGCACCTGGGTGTGTGGGCGCAGCCCGATTCGCTCGACGCGCTGAACGACGTCAACGAAATGACCGATCCCAATACCGCGCAGGTGTGGGCCGAACATTCGCTTTGGCCGCAGGACCCCGGCTTCGACACCGCGCGCGAGGCCGGGGTGACCAGCCTGATGATCCTGCCGGGGTCGGGCAATTTGTTCGGCGGCCGCACCGTGACGCTGAAAAATGTGGCGTCGGTGACGATGCAGGGGATGAAGTTTCCCGGCGCGCCCTATGGGCTGAAAGTCGCGTGCGGCGAAAATCCCAAGCGCGTTTACGGCGGTCGGAGCCGGTCGCCGGCGACGCGGATGGGCAATGTCGCGGGGTATCGCAAGGCGTGGATCGACGCGGCGGACTATGCGGCCAAATGGGAGAAGTGGGAGAAGGGCGGGCGCGCGGGCGACGCACCGAAGCGCGACTTGCAGCTGGAGACGCTGGCGGGGGTGCTGAAGGGCGAGATTCTCGTCCAGAACCATTGCTACCGCGCCGACGAGATGGCGGTGATGATCGACGTTGCGCGCGAGTTCGGCTTTCGCATCCGTACCTTTCACCACGCGAACGAGGCGTTCAAGATCGCGCCGCTGCTCGCGCGCGAAAATATTTGCGTCGCCACCTGGACCAACTGGTGGGGATACAAGATGGAAGCGTTCGACGCGATCGAGGAAAATGCGCCGATGATCCACGCCGCGGGCGGCTGCGCGATCATCCACTCAGACGATGCGGACCTTGTCCAGCGGTTGAACCAGGAGGCGGCGGGGGCGCTGTCGTCGGCGCGGCGCGCGGGGATCGAGATCGACAAGGCCGAGGCGATCCGATGGATCACCGCGAACCCGGCGAAGGCGCTGGGCATCGACGATCGCGTCGGCACGCTGGAACCCGGAAAGAACGCCGATGTCGTGATGTGGGATGCCGACCCGTTCAGCATCTATGCGCGCCCCGACACGGTCTGGATCGACGGCGCGATCGTCTTTGACCGGCGCGATCCCGCCTATCGCCGCCATTCCGATTTCATGATCGGGCAGGGGCAAGGCCCGCGGGAGCCGCGGCCATGA
- a CDS encoding amidohydrolase yields MIFRARRWQRGAAVAAAATMLASLPANGAAAADGGPEDPFPSSYRAPAARPVAIVGATILTGTGAEIGDATILVRDGLVEAVGPDVAVPQDYDRIDGRGKWVTPGIIDAHSHLGVYPSPGTPSHQDGNEAVAPNTAEVWAEHSVWPQDPKFRLARAGGVTSLMILPGSANLFGGRSVTLKNVASVTMQGMKFPGAPYGLKIACGENPKRVYGERGRSPATRMGNVAGYRKAWIDAADYAAKLAKWEKGGRTGDAPKRDLQLETLAGVLKGEILVQNHCYRADEMAVMIDVAREFGFRIRTFHHANEAFKIAPLLARENICVATWANSWGAKMESLDGIEENAPMIHAAGGCAIIHSDDGLLIQRLNQEAGIAMTAANHAGMTITRGEAIRWITANPAKAMGIDDRVGTLEPGKMADLVLWSADPFSVYARADRVWIDGAPVWDRRDARYQAPSDFLLGQPGQDFAR; encoded by the coding sequence ATGATATTTCGTGCGCGACGGTGGCAAAGAGGTGCGGCGGTAGCGGCGGCGGCGACGATGCTTGCGTCGCTGCCGGCAAACGGCGCGGCGGCGGCCGATGGCGGCCCTGAAGATCCGTTCCCAAGCAGCTATCGCGCACCCGCAGCGCGGCCGGTGGCGATCGTCGGTGCCACCATATTGACCGGCACCGGCGCCGAAATCGGCGATGCGACGATCCTTGTGCGGGACGGTCTGGTCGAAGCCGTTGGGCCGGACGTCGCGGTGCCCCAAGATTATGACCGCATCGACGGTCGCGGCAAATGGGTGACGCCGGGCATCATCGACGCGCACTCGCATCTGGGCGTCTATCCCTCGCCCGGCACGCCATCGCATCAGGACGGCAATGAAGCGGTCGCGCCTAACACGGCCGAAGTGTGGGCCGAACATTCGGTGTGGCCGCAAGACCCCAAATTCCGGCTGGCGCGGGCGGGCGGGGTCACCTCGCTGATGATCCTGCCAGGATCGGCCAATCTGTTCGGCGGTCGGTCGGTCACGCTGAAAAATGTGGCGTCGGTGACGATGCAGGGGATGAAGTTTCCCGGCGCGCCCTATGGTCTGAAAATCGCGTGCGGCGAAAATCCGAAGCGCGTTTACGGCGAGCGCGGCCGGTCGCCGGCGACGCGGATGGGCAATGTCGCAGGGTATCGCAAGGCGTGGATCGACGCCGCCGATTACGCCGCCAAATTGGCGAAGTGGGAAAAGGGCGGACGCACGGGCGATGCGCCGAAGCGCGACTTGCAGCTGGAGACGCTGGCCGGGGTGCTGAAGGGCGAGATTCTCGTCCAGAATCACTGTTACCGCGCCGACGAGATGGCGGTGATGATCGACGTCGCGCGCGAGTTCGGCTTTCGCATCCGCACTTTTCACCACGCGAACGAGGCGTTCAAGATCGCGCCCTTGCTGGCGCGCGAAAATATTTGCGTCGCCACCTGGGCGAACAGCTGGGGGGCGAAAATGGAATCGCTCGACGGGATCGAGGAAAATGCGCCGATGATCCACGCCGCAGGCGGCTGTGCGATCATCCATTCGGATGACGGCCTGCTGATCCAGCGGCTCAATCAGGAGGCCGGGATCGCGATGACCGCCGCCAATCACGCCGGCATGACGATCACGCGCGGCGAAGCGATCCGCTGGATCACCGCCAACCCCGCGAAAGCTATGGGCATCGACGACCGCGTCGGCACGCTGGAACCCGGCAAGATGGCCGATCTGGTGCTGTGGAGCGCCGATCCGTTCAGCGTCTACGCGCGCGCCGATCGCGTGTGGATCGACGGCGCGCCGGTGTGGGATCGCCGCGACGCGCGCTATCAGGCGCCGTCCGATTTCCTGCTGGGCCAGCCCGGACAGGATTTTGCGCGATGA
- a CDS encoding amidohydrolase family protein, with protein sequence MIRFLTACAALALSPPVAAETIAIVDARVMTMAGEGTLERATILIDDGRVAAIGADLAVPAAARVIDGRGGVVTPGFIQADSTLGAVEVSQVPASADRATHSVRISAGFDISLGLNPDSILLPVARLGGITHAVTTPLYDDRAGRELQFAGQAAVIDLAQRPDMVTRPRAAMVLEMGESGAARAGGARGAAIAALRATLADVRHFAAHRAAYDRGDGRPQALSRIDLEALVPVAEGRVPLIVKVDRASDIREMIALAKDEKLRIILDGAEEGWRVADEISAANLPVILDPLANLPHSFAQLGATMENAARLHKAGVTIVIRTSAGAAHRARELRFGAGNAVAWGLPHSAAVAAITVNPARVFGVADRAGTIERGRAADLVLWSGDPLEPLSQPQLILVEGIEAPLTARPLELRDRYRR encoded by the coding sequence ATGATCCGGTTCCTGACCGCTTGCGCCGCCTTGGCGCTGTCGCCGCCGGTCGCCGCCGAAACGATTGCGATCGTCGATGCCCGGGTGATGACGATGGCGGGCGAGGGCACGCTGGAGCGCGCGACGATCCTGATCGACGACGGACGCGTCGCGGCGATCGGTGCCGACCTGGCCGTGCCCGCCGCGGCGCGCGTCATCGACGGGCGCGGCGGCGTCGTGACGCCGGGTTTCATCCAGGCGGACAGCACGCTGGGCGCGGTCGAAGTGAGTCAGGTTCCCGCAAGCGCCGACCGCGCGACGCACAGCGTGCGGATCAGCGCCGGTTTCGACATTTCGCTGGGGCTCAATCCCGATTCGATCCTGCTGCCCGTCGCGCGGCTGGGCGGGATCACCCATGCCGTCACGACACCGCTTTATGACGATCGCGCCGGGCGCGAGCTGCAGTTTGCGGGGCAGGCGGCGGTGATCGACCTCGCCCAGCGCCCGGACATGGTGACGCGGCCGCGCGCGGCGATGGTGCTCGAAATGGGCGAGAGCGGCGCCGCGCGTGCGGGCGGTGCGCGGGGAGCGGCGATCGCGGCGCTGCGCGCGACGCTGGCCGATGTGCGTCACTTCGCCGCGCATCGCGCCGCCTATGACCGCGGGGATGGGCGGCCGCAGGCGTTGTCGCGGATCGACCTTGAGGCGCTGGTGCCGGTGGCCGAGGGGCGGGTGCCGCTGATCGTCAAGGTCGATCGTGCGTCGGACATCCGCGAGATGATCGCGCTGGCAAAGGACGAGAAGCTGCGGATCATCCTCGACGGTGCCGAAGAAGGCTGGCGCGTCGCGGACGAAATCTCGGCGGCGAATCTGCCCGTGATCCTCGATCCGTTGGCAAACCTGCCGCACAGCTTTGCGCAGCTTGGCGCGACGATGGAAAATGCGGCGCGGCTGCACAAGGCCGGGGTGACGATCGTCATCCGGACGTCGGCGGGCGCCGCGCACCGCGCGCGCGAACTGCGCTTTGGTGCGGGCAATGCGGTGGCGTGGGGCTTGCCCCATTCAGCGGCGGTGGCGGCGATCACCGTCAACCCGGCGCGGGTGTTCGGCGTCGCCGATCGCGCGGGAACGATCGAGCGCGGCCGGGCTGCCGATCTGGTGCTGTGGAGTGGCGATCCGCTGGAGCCGCTGTCGCAGCCGCAGCTGATCCTCGTCGAGGGCATCGAAGCGCCGCTGACGGCGCGCCCGCTGGAATTGCGCGACCGCTATCGGCGCTGA